DNA from Bradyrhizobium japonicum USDA 6:
CATGCACAGCGCGGCCGCCATCATCAGGAGATCGCCGCGCCAGGCGCCAGATGGTGCCGAGGTCAGGTCTGAGAGCAGCGCCACGGCGACACCAAACGTCGCGATCACGACACCGATCGATTTGCGCCAGCTCAGGGCCTCGGCGCCGAGCACAGCGCCGATCACGAGCGACAGCAGCGGAAGTGTCGACAGAGCGAGCGCACCGCGCGCAGCGGTCGTGAAGATCAGCGACGCGTTGAACAGAATCGGAAACAGCGCGAAGAACAGGATGCCGAGCCCGGTCGCGGCGGCCCAGTCCCCTCGCCCCGGCCAGCGATCACCGCGGAGCAGCGTGAGAGGCAACAGCAGCGAGAAGCCGATGCCGAACCGGAACGAGCCGATCGCCAGCGGATCGATACTGCCCACCAGATAGCGCGTGGCGCCGATCGAGGTGCCGCCAAGCGCACTCGACAGCACCGCGGCCAGAACGCCGAAAATCTCGCCCACGATTCCTCTCAACTGCTTTGCGAGCAGCATACGAGGCGCGCCGAAACAGGGAATGGAATTTCCGTCATGCTGGGATAAGCTTTTGTCATGACCGCAGCCGTTCTCGACCCCGATCTGCTGATGGCCTTTGCCGCCGTTGCCGAGCATCGCTCCTTCACGCGCGCGGCCGTCTCGCTCAACCGCACGCAGTCCGCGGTCAGCGTCCAGATCAGGCGCCTGGAGGAGCGGATCGGCACCAAGCTGTTTCAGCGCACCAGGGCCGGCGTCGCGCTGACCGCGGCGGGCGAAGAACTCCTCGTTTATGCGAGGCGGCTGCTCGACCTCAATGCAGAGGCGATCGGTGTGCTCCGCGCACGCAAGCGCGACGCCGTGGTCCGCCTCGGCGTGATGGATGATTACGGCACGATCGTCATTCCGCCCTTGCTGGCGCGCTTTGCCCAAAACCATCCGGATATCCGGGTCGAGATCGAGACGGGGCTGACCGCGACGATGCCGGCACGGCTCGGCGAGGCCTATGACCTCGTCATCGCCATGCATCCGGGAGGCTGCGGCGACGGCGAGCTGCTCCGGCGCGAACAGACGGTCTGGGCCGCGGCCAGGACGTATCGAGCCGAAGCACAGGAGACGCTGCCGGTCGCGCTCTACCCGCCGGGCTGCCTGTTCCGGCAATGGGCTGCCGAGGCCCTCGAAGCCGCAGGCCGGCCCTGGCGCCTCGCTTTCGTCAGCCGGACGCTCGCCGCGGTCGAGGCGGTCGCGGCGCAGGGGCTCGCGATCACGGTCGTAAAGGCCGGTACCCTGCCCCCTCGCCTGCAAATTCTGTCGGAGCGCGAGGGCCTGCCGCCGTTGCCGGGAGCGGACATCCGCCTCCACCGCGCGCGCAATCTGTCGCGGCCGGCGGCGCTGCTGGCCGATCATTTACAGCTTGGGATTTCGGAACCGGCGTCCCATATCCTGACCTGACGCGTTGGCCCACCACCGGATTGGCCGGGATGGCTGCAAGGCCACGAGGCACAAACCGGGACGGACGAGCCGTGAACATTTCCATTTATGACATTTCGGTGTGGGTGCTGCCGCTGGTGCTCGCCATCACCTTCCACGAGGCCGCGCACGCCTTCGTCGCGTACCATCTCGGGGACAACACGGCCTGGCAGCTCGGCCGCGTCAGCTTCAACCCGATCAAGCATATCGATCCGTTCGGCACCCTGATCCTGCCGGCGATGCTGCTGTTCGCGCACTCGCCGTTCCTGTTCGGCTATGCCAAGCCGGTTCCCGTCAATTTCCGCAAGCTCAACCATCCCAGGCTCGACATGGTCTGGGTGGCCCTTGCCGGACCCGCCACCAACATCCTGCTGGCGCTCGCGGCGGCTCTTGCCCTGCATGCCCTGCCCCTTGCGCCGGCGGCCTCGGCCCAGTGGATCTTCGATAACCTCAAGAACGCGTTGGTGATCAACGCGGTGCTGGCGGTGTTCAACATGATGCCGATCCCGCCGCTCGACGGCGGGCGCGTCGCGGTCGGGCTGCTGCCCCGGCCGCTCGCTTTGCCGCTGGCCCGGCTCGAGCCATTCGGTATGTTGATCCTGATCGGCCTGTTGATCCTGCTGCCGCTCGCGGGCTCGCAGTTCGGTCTAAATCTTGATGTTATTTCAGGAATACTGCGAACGTTGACCGGTTATGTGATTCAGGCTGTTCTCTTCCTGACCGGCAATGGGTAGTTGGATAGAACACCCGAACACAAGCCGAATGGCTCGAGGCCGACTTGGTCAAAGCTGCCGATATGCTGATCGCGCGACGCGCGGACACCCGCGCCCGCGCCGATTTTGCCACCTGGAAGATGATGGCCAAGCTCAACGGGTCCTCCGCGCTGCCTGCCGAGGCGCAGGAGTTCCTGGTCAGCTACAAGAACCTGCTGGCGCGGATGAGCGAGGGCGAGGCCACCGAGGCCACGATCGGGGCGATCTACAAGGCCTACTATGCCGAGATGGGCGGCGCGGGAACTCCGCCCGACGTCCGCACCCGACCGCCCGAGCCGGCGGCGGACAATGTTACCGCTTTCCGCCGCCCGCCTCCGAAACCGAAGACAGCTGCCTCCTTCGTGGCAGCAACGTTTGGCGGAGCCCAGAAACGGCCGCTCCCGGTGGCGCTGATCTTCGCCTGCCTGGTCGTGGTCTATGTCGGGATCCGGCTCTACTGGCGCTGAGCCGATTTCTTCTTTTTCTTCTCGTCCGGCGGCGTGAAGATGATGTCGACGGTACGCTCGAACCGGTCTTCGGTCAGTCCGGCCGGGGGCTGCGGGATGGGATCCGACTTGCGGACAATCGAGAGCGCGGCCGCATCGTAGGCCGGATCCCCTGACGACTCCACGACGTCGACGGACAGCACGTTGCCCCTGCGGTTGATCGCGAAGCTGACCTTCACCTTCTGATTATTGGGCTGCTTGCCCTCCGGGTTGACCTTGTGGGCCGTGAGGTGCGCGCTGATCTTGCGATTCCAGTCGGTCGTAATCCTGAGGATGTCCTTGCCGAGGCCAAGCACCGGCGCCAGGGCCTTCTCGGCCTCGCGCGCGTCCTCGTCGAGTGTCTGCCGCGCCGTTGCAACCGACTGCGGCGAAGCTTCGGCAGCGGGTGTCTCGACCGCCGCGATCTTGGGATCCTCGTCCTGCGGCTTCTTCGAGAGGTTTTCGGTGACGACCCGATCGGGATCGTCGACCTGTTGCGACTGGTCCTTTGGAAGCTCGGTTTCCTTGGTCTCGGCCTTTTGCTCGGGAAGCGCCTGCTGCTCCTGCATCGCTTCGCTGTCCGGTCCCGGCGGAAGGTCGGTCTCGGGCGCCTTGGGCGAGGCCATCTCGACGGCGAACTCCGCGCCGGACGCGCCCAGGCCGTCGTCGTCGTCATCGGTCCGCAGATGGGCCAGGGCGAGCGCGGCCCCGCCCAGATGGAGCGCGAGCGCCGCCACCGCCGCCAAAATCCAGAGCTTCCGGGATGGTCTGGCTTCGTCCGACATCGTGCGCCTCTAAGGCTGACCTGCGCCTGCCGCGGGTGCTCCGGGAGCGCCTTCCAGCGCGACCAGCTTCACCCGGGAATAGCCGCCTG
Protein-coding regions in this window:
- a CDS encoding energy transducer TonB family protein, with the translated sequence MSDEARPSRKLWILAAVAALALHLGGAALALAHLRTDDDDDGLGASGAEFAVEMASPKAPETDLPPGPDSEAMQEQQALPEQKAETKETELPKDQSQQVDDPDRVVTENLSKKPQDEDPKIAAVETPAAEASPQSVATARQTLDEDAREAEKALAPVLGLGKDILRITTDWNRKISAHLTAHKVNPEGKQPNNQKVKVSFAINRRGNVLSVDVVESSGDPAYDAAALSIVRKSDPIPQPPAGLTEDRFERTVDIIFTPPDEKKKKKSAQRQ
- a CDS encoding site-2 protease family protein — protein: MNISIYDISVWVLPLVLAITFHEAAHAFVAYHLGDNTAWQLGRVSFNPIKHIDPFGTLILPAMLLFAHSPFLFGYAKPVPVNFRKLNHPRLDMVWVALAGPATNILLALAAALALHALPLAPAASAQWIFDNLKNALVINAVLAVFNMMPIPPLDGGRVAVGLLPRPLALPLARLEPFGMLILIGLLILLPLAGSQFGLNLDVISGILRTLTGYVIQAVLFLTGNG
- a CDS encoding LysR family transcriptional regulator; amino-acid sequence: MTAAVLDPDLLMAFAAVAEHRSFTRAAVSLNRTQSAVSVQIRRLEERIGTKLFQRTRAGVALTAAGEELLVYARRLLDLNAEAIGVLRARKRDAVVRLGVMDDYGTIVIPPLLARFAQNHPDIRVEIETGLTATMPARLGEAYDLVIAMHPGGCGDGELLRREQTVWAAARTYRAEAQETLPVALYPPGCLFRQWAAEALEAAGRPWRLAFVSRTLAAVEAVAAQGLAITVVKAGTLPPRLQILSEREGLPPLPGADIRLHRARNLSRPAALLADHLQLGISEPASHILT